One region of Thiorhodovibrio frisius genomic DNA includes:
- a CDS encoding class I SAM-dependent methyltransferase, with the protein MQRRPEPELMDTPEQAEAYARADFRNSNDLFMRLLDQHWPERGMARREGCKAIDLGCGPADIVLRFLRAWPKAECTAVDGAAAMLAEAQRLLDAAEDLKTHARLVQATLPDPSLGQQCFDLILSNSLLHHLHQPEVLWDSLRQLGRPGAFVLVMDLMRPPEPSWVEALLQTYAAKEPEVLRADFRHSLRAAFEPAEVQAQLRAAGLADTLEVRVVSDRHLAVWGQLPE; encoded by the coding sequence ATGCAGCGCCGCCCCGAACCCGAACTCATGGACACCCCCGAGCAGGCCGAAGCCTATGCGCGGGCGGATTTTCGCAACTCCAACGACTTGTTTATGCGCCTGCTCGATCAGCACTGGCCCGAACGCGGCATGGCACGCCGCGAGGGTTGCAAAGCGATTGATCTTGGCTGCGGTCCGGCAGACATTGTGCTGCGCTTTTTGCGCGCCTGGCCCAAGGCCGAATGCACCGCCGTTGATGGCGCTGCCGCAATGCTGGCCGAAGCCCAACGCCTGCTCGATGCGGCAGAAGATCTGAAGACCCACGCCCGGCTGGTGCAGGCAACCCTTCCTGACCCGAGCCTTGGACAGCAGTGCTTCGACCTGATTCTATCCAACAGCCTGCTGCATCATCTGCATCAACCCGAGGTGCTCTGGGACAGTCTCAGGCAGCTTGGCCGACCGGGTGCCTTTGTGCTCGTCATGGACCTGATGCGCCCGCCCGAGCCGAGTTGGGTCGAGGCGCTGCTTCAAACCTATGCCGCGAAGGAGCCCGAGGTGCTGCGCGCGGATTTTCGTCATTCGCTGCGTGCCGCCTTTGAGCCGGCCGAGGTGCAGGCGCAATTGCGCGCCGCCGGCCTTGCCGATACGCTCGAGGTGCGGGTGGTCAGCGATCGTCATCTTGCCGTTTGGGGCCAGTTGCCGGAATGA
- a CDS encoding OmpA family protein, which yields MPKLMNSKTLIAATAVVALTGCATTDPYDPYSRSEPTGAAKGAGMGGLAGAAAGAALGSLSANAGRGALIGLVGGALVGAAVGDYMEQQRLDFERELADEIRRGDIRVRKLSDDRLIVGMTSATTFDVDSAQVKPGFYSTMDKIASIVNQYGKTQLAVAGFTDDTGSAEYNMKLSERRADAVRSRLMGDGVTPQRVSAYGYGKNNPIASNASEVGRSLNRRVEITIIPIVAS from the coding sequence ATGCCCAAATTAATGAACAGCAAAACACTGATTGCTGCCACTGCCGTGGTGGCCCTGACAGGTTGTGCCACGACCGACCCCTATGATCCCTACAGCCGCTCAGAACCCACAGGTGCCGCCAAAGGGGCTGGCATGGGCGGATTGGCCGGGGCCGCAGCAGGTGCAGCCCTGGGCTCGCTCAGTGCCAACGCCGGGCGCGGTGCTTTGATCGGCCTGGTTGGCGGCGCCCTGGTTGGAGCCGCAGTGGGGGATTACATGGAGCAGCAGCGGCTCGATTTTGAGCGGGAGCTGGCCGATGAAATCCGTCGCGGCGACATTCGCGTGCGTAAACTCTCAGATGATCGTTTGATCGTCGGTATGACCAGCGCAACCACCTTCGACGTGGATTCCGCCCAGGTCAAGCCCGGATTCTACAGCACCATGGATAAGATCGCGTCCATCGTGAACCAATACGGCAAGACCCAACTCGCGGTGGCCGGCTTCACCGATGACACCGGCAGCGCGGAATACAACATGAAGCTATCTGAGCGTCGCGCCGATGCCGTGCGCAGCCGCCTGATGGGCGATGGCGTCACGCCGCAGCGGGTTAGTGCCTACGGCTATGGTAAGAACAATCCCATTGCCTCCAATGCCAGCGAGGTCGGCCGGAGCCTGAATCGTCGGGTGGAGATCACCATTATCCCGATTGTGGCCAGCTAA
- the dapF gene encoding diaminopimelate epimerase, translated as MRLKFTKMHGLGNDFVVIDAINQQVAMTAELTRRLAERRRGVGCDQLLLVEPPKTPTTDFHYRIFNADGSEVGQCGNGARCFARFVHDKGLTDKRQLQVGTKSGLLELNLLDDGQVRVDMGVPHFEPRAIPFLTDQRAPAYNYGAGRQTRRIGVVSMGNPHAVVPVDDLATAPVDTLGPEIEHSPLFPQRTNVGFMQVFDDEHIGLRVWERGAGETQACGSGACAAMVIGRLWGELSEEVRVTLPGGDLVIRWPGNQETVTMTGPACQVFDGEMTL; from the coding sequence ATGCGCTTAAAATTCACCAAAATGCACGGACTGGGCAATGACTTCGTCGTCATCGACGCCATCAACCAGCAAGTCGCCATGACTGCGGAGCTGACCCGCAGGCTGGCTGAGCGCCGCCGCGGTGTCGGCTGCGATCAACTCCTGCTGGTCGAGCCGCCCAAGACGCCCACAACCGACTTTCACTATCGCATCTTCAATGCCGATGGCTCCGAAGTCGGCCAATGCGGCAATGGCGCGCGCTGTTTCGCGCGTTTTGTCCATGACAAGGGCCTGACCGACAAACGCCAGCTGCAAGTCGGCACCAAAAGCGGTCTGCTAGAGCTGAACCTGCTCGATGACGGCCAGGTGCGGGTCGACATGGGCGTGCCGCATTTCGAGCCCCGGGCCATTCCTTTTCTGACCGATCAGCGCGCACCAGCTTACAATTATGGCGCCGGCCGCCAGACCCGGCGCATTGGCGTGGTGTCCATGGGCAACCCCCATGCAGTGGTACCCGTGGACGATCTCGCAACCGCTCCGGTTGACACCCTGGGACCGGAGATCGAACACTCGCCACTGTTTCCGCAACGCACCAATGTCGGCTTCATGCAAGTATTCGACGATGAGCACATTGGCCTGCGCGTCTGGGAGCGCGGCGCTGGCGAGACCCAGGCATGCGGCAGCGGCGCCTGCGCCGCCATGGTGATAGGCCGCCTGTGGGGTGAGCTGAGCGAGGAGGTGAGAGTCACCCTGCCCGGCGGTGATCTTGTCATACGCTGGCCCGGAAACCAGGAAACTGTCACCATGACCGGCCCGGCCTGTCAGGTCTTTGATGGAGAAATGACCTTATGA
- a CDS encoding BrnA antitoxin family protein, with the protein MNAKENAIASGWIDPDDAPELTDDFFAQADEYVGDKLIHRGRFQTKNKTQALTIRYDIDVIEAFKASGEGWQVRMNIALRDWLNSHVF; encoded by the coding sequence ATGAACGCGAAAGAAAACGCTATAGCGAGCGGTTGGATTGATCCAGATGACGCACCTGAGTTGACGGACGATTTTTTTGCTCAAGCCGATGAGTATGTCGGTGATAAGCTGATTCATCGAGGTCGCTTCCAGACAAAAAACAAGACACAGGCATTAACGATCCGTTACGATATTGATGTGATTGAAGCATTCAAGGCGAGCGGCGAAGGCTGGCAGGTGCGGATGAATATCGCATTGCGCGATTGGCTTAATTCACATGTATTTTGA
- a CDS encoding BrnT family toxin, whose protein sequence is MDIEFDAGKRSKTLMERGLDFAHANEIFAGRHFTAEDAHENYSELRYITAGKLNDRMVIIVWTPRGKTRRIISMRKANERERKRYSERLD, encoded by the coding sequence ATGGACATCGAATTTGATGCGGGAAAACGCTCTAAAACCCTCATGGAGCGAGGTTTGGATTTCGCTCATGCCAATGAGATCTTTGCTGGACGGCATTTCACCGCTGAAGATGCCCACGAGAATTACAGTGAGTTGCGCTACATCACCGCCGGCAAATTGAATGACCGAATGGTTATCATAGTCTGGACACCTCGTGGAAAGACTCGGCGCATTATCAGTATGAGGAAAGCAAATGAACGCGAAAGAAAACGCTATAGCGAGCGGTTGGATTGA
- a CDS encoding DUF484 family protein: protein MKRHTVPDDAITEAMAVAYLDRHPDLLLHHPELLVKMDVPHGGDGAVSLVERQLALLREQIAQERQRLAFLVERAREYESLSEHLHELTTKLILARSVKHVQDILDVELRIEFGAEAVALLPSPPPDEAPKHAPSQTPKDPQEIAPDTPAAAPTDIDKLLELDHCQCGPLNPDQYAELFGSQVENLRSAALIPLRAPKMHGLLAIASHDPDRFTPDMGTVALERLADIIGAKLIELALSHHD, encoded by the coding sequence ATGAAGCGCCACACCGTACCAGATGACGCCATCACCGAGGCCATGGCGGTTGCCTATCTGGACCGCCATCCTGACCTGCTGCTTCACCACCCAGAGCTGCTGGTCAAAATGGACGTTCCCCATGGGGGCGACGGCGCCGTCTCCTTGGTTGAGCGCCAACTCGCGCTGCTGCGCGAACAGATCGCCCAGGAACGCCAGCGCCTCGCTTTCTTAGTCGAGCGCGCGCGTGAGTATGAGTCCCTGTCCGAGCATCTGCACGAACTGACCACCAAGCTGATCCTGGCTCGCAGCGTCAAGCATGTCCAGGACATTCTAGATGTGGAACTGCGCATTGAGTTTGGCGCCGAGGCAGTCGCGCTGCTGCCATCACCCCCGCCGGACGAGGCGCCAAAGCATGCGCCGAGCCAAACGCCAAAGGATCCCCAGGAGATTGCGCCAGACACCCCTGCTGCCGCCCCCACAGACATCGACAAACTGCTTGAGCTCGATCACTGTCAGTGCGGCCCGCTGAATCCGGACCAATACGCCGAGCTATTCGGTAGCCAGGTGGAAAATCTGCGCTCGGCGGCGCTGATTCCGCTGCGGGCCCCAAAAATGCACGGACTGCTCGCCATTGCCAGTCACGACCCGGATCGATTTACCCCCGACATGGGCACGGTCGCGCTTGAGCGCCTGGCCGACATCATCGGCGCCAAGTTGATTGAGCTTGCGCTTTCGCACCATGACTGA
- the lysA gene encoding diaminopimelate decarboxylase, with protein sequence MDEFTRKAGDLHAEAVPLQAIAERHGTPCYVYSRATLERHWRAFDAAFAERDHLICFAVKANSNLAVLNVLARMGSGFDIVSVGELERVLTAGGDPGRVVFSGVGKRVDEISRALEVGIHCFNVESPAELERIDAIARAQGLIAPVSLRVNPDVDAGTHPYIATGLAENKFGIAIGEAVAVYQLAARLPGVRVVGIDCHIGSQLTELAPFVAALERVLALADELERLGIGIAHLDLGGGLGVRYIDEQPPSPAAYVSALLERLGERPYRILLEPGRAIAANAGILLTRVEHLKHNGERHFAIVDAAMNDLIRPALYQAQQDIVQVCKRDGDSPGEVHSVDLVGPVCETGDFLGKARRLALAEGDLLAVRSSGAYGFVMSSNYNSRPRAPEVMVDGDQVHLIRERERIADLFAGESCLPPAPH encoded by the coding sequence ATGGATGAATTCACCCGCAAAGCCGGCGACCTCCATGCCGAGGCCGTGCCGCTGCAAGCCATTGCCGAGCGCCATGGCACCCCCTGCTATGTCTACTCCCGTGCCACGCTGGAGCGACACTGGCGCGCCTTCGATGCGGCCTTTGCCGAGCGCGATCACCTAATCTGCTTCGCGGTCAAGGCGAATTCCAATCTCGCCGTGCTCAATGTGCTGGCACGCATGGGCTCGGGCTTCGACATCGTCTCGGTCGGTGAGCTTGAGCGGGTGCTGACCGCAGGTGGCGATCCCGGGCGGGTGGTGTTCTCCGGCGTCGGCAAACGCGTGGATGAGATCAGCCGCGCGCTGGAGGTGGGCATCCATTGCTTTAATGTGGAGTCCCCCGCGGAGTTGGAACGCATTGATGCCATCGCCCGTGCCCAGGGCCTGATTGCGCCTGTGTCGCTGCGCGTCAATCCGGATGTCGACGCCGGCACCCATCCCTACATCGCCACGGGTCTGGCTGAGAATAAGTTCGGCATCGCCATCGGGGAGGCTGTCGCCGTCTACCAACTGGCGGCCAGATTGCCCGGGGTGCGGGTAGTCGGCATCGACTGCCACATCGGCTCCCAACTCACCGAGCTTGCTCCCTTTGTTGCCGCACTCGAGCGAGTGCTGGCACTGGCCGATGAACTCGAACGCCTCGGCATCGGGATCGCACACCTGGATCTCGGCGGCGGTCTGGGCGTGCGCTACATTGATGAGCAACCGCCCTCGCCCGCCGCTTATGTCAGCGCCCTGCTCGAGCGACTCGGCGAGCGCCCTTACCGGATTTTGCTCGAGCCCGGACGTGCCATCGCCGCCAACGCCGGCATTCTGCTCACCCGGGTCGAGCATCTCAAACACAATGGTGAGCGCCATTTCGCCATCGTGGACGCGGCCATGAACGACCTCATTCGCCCTGCCCTGTATCAGGCGCAACAGGACATCGTCCAGGTGTGCAAGCGCGACGGTGACAGCCCCGGCGAGGTCCACAGCGTCGACCTGGTCGGCCCGGTATGCGAAACCGGGGATTTTCTCGGCAAAGCGCGCCGCCTGGCGCTCGCCGAGGGCGATCTGCTTGCAGTGCGCTCAAGTGGTGCCTACGGCTTTGTGATGAGCTCAAACTACAACAGCCGCCCGCGCGCGCCGGAGGTGATGGTTGATGGCGACCAGGTGCACCTGATACGCGAGCGCGAGCGCATTGCCGATCTGTTTGCTGGCGAATCCTGCCTACCGCCCGCCCCACACTGA
- a CDS encoding HigA family addiction module antitoxin, whose product MARMHNPPHPGETLREDVLPALELTVTKAAQELGINRVTLSRILNGKAGISVDLALRLEAWLDGPSAESWLKGQLAYDLWQAEQRDQAKVAVRHAVTA is encoded by the coding sequence ATGGCAAGAATGCACAACCCACCGCACCCCGGTGAAACGCTGCGCGAGGATGTTTTGCCCGCACTAGAATTGACGGTGACCAAGGCGGCACAAGAACTTGGCATCAACCGAGTGACGCTTTCCCGCATACTCAACGGCAAGGCGGGTATCAGCGTCGATCTTGCCTTGCGTCTGGAGGCGTGGCTCGATGGCCCGAGCGCAGAAAGCTGGTTGAAAGGTCAGCTTGCTTATGATCTTTGGCAAGCCGAGCAGCGCGACCAAGCCAAAGTGGCCGTCCGTCACGCAGTAACGGCCTAA
- a CDS encoding tyrosine recombinase XerC, with amino-acid sequence MTDTARALLERFLSHLANERRLSPHTLDAYRRDLERILAWHQELRPEASWPALQERDVRAYLAMRHRQGHVGHTLARELSALRRLFVYLMRELIVEHNPAQGVRAPKQARVLPKTLDADRLSAMLDSDTGTNAATGSDLSTGTETGKAAATASTPDSDPLNLRDTAMVELFYSSGLRLAELISIDTRDINPRDPMLNITGKGSKTRRVPIGRQALKAIELWLAVRGQFASSDEPALFVSSRGRRIHPRTVQQRLRLWAIARTSDIPLHPHMLRHSFASHLLESSGDLRGVQELLGHADISTTQIYTHLDFQHLARVYDQAHPRAKRKK; translated from the coding sequence ATGACTGACACTGCCCGCGCGCTGCTTGAGCGCTTTCTGAGTCACCTCGCCAACGAGCGCCGACTCTCGCCCCACACTCTGGATGCCTACCGCCGCGACCTCGAGCGCATCCTGGCCTGGCACCAGGAGCTCAGACCAGAGGCCAGCTGGCCAGCATTACAGGAGCGCGATGTCCGCGCCTATCTGGCCATGCGCCATCGCCAGGGCCATGTCGGTCATACCCTGGCGCGCGAACTCTCCGCGCTGCGCCGGCTCTTTGTTTACCTGATGCGCGAGCTGATCGTTGAACACAATCCTGCCCAGGGCGTACGTGCGCCTAAACAGGCTCGGGTGCTGCCAAAAACCCTGGATGCCGACCGCCTGAGTGCCATGCTTGACTCAGACACCGGCACTAACGCGGCAACTGGCTCTGATCTATCGACTGGCACTGAAACCGGAAAAGCCGCCGCGACAGCATCGACACCGGACTCAGACCCGCTTAACCTGCGCGATACCGCCATGGTCGAGCTGTTCTACTCCTCCGGTCTGCGCCTGGCCGAGCTGATTTCCATCGACACCCGTGACATCAACCCGCGCGACCCCATGCTGAACATCACTGGCAAGGGCTCAAAGACCCGCCGCGTGCCCATTGGGCGCCAGGCCCTTAAGGCCATCGAGCTTTGGCTTGCCGTGCGCGGTCAATTTGCGAGCAGCGATGAACCCGCGCTCTTTGTCAGCTCCCGCGGTCGACGCATTCATCCGCGCACTGTCCAGCAGCGCCTGCGCCTGTGGGCCATTGCCCGCACCTCGGACATCCCACTGCACCCGCACATGCTGCGCCACTCCTTCGCCAGCCATCTGCTGGAATCCTCCGGCGACCTGCGCGGGGTGCAGGAACTGCTCGGCCATGCCGACATCAGCACCACCCAGATCTACACCCATCTCGACTTCCAGCATCTGGCACGCGTTTACGACCAGGCGCATCCGCGCGCCAAACGCAAGAAATAG
- a CDS encoding AbrB/MazE/SpoVT family DNA-binding domain-containing protein — translation MLTKRTSKNQVTLPKAIVQTVGEADYYDVTVQDGKIVLSPVRLRQADAVRAKLEELGITQDDVGEAISWARKRA, via the coding sequence ATGCTCACCAAGCGCACGAGCAAGAACCAGGTCACCTTGCCCAAAGCCATCGTCCAGACGGTGGGTGAGGCCGACTACTACGATGTCACGGTTCAGGACGGCAAGATCGTACTATCGCCGGTTCGACTGCGGCAGGCAGACGCAGTAAGGGCCAAGCTGGAAGAACTGGGCATCACGCAAGATGATGTGGGTGAGGCAATCTCTTGGGCAAGAAAGCGCGCATGA
- a CDS encoding putative toxin-antitoxin system toxin component, PIN family: protein MSKPRVVIDTNCLVSALIFSRDQFAWLREAWQAKRFVALASRDTVSELLRVLAYPKFKLSHDEQETLLAEFLPFVETVSIETTPGGLPEIRDAEDVIFLVLAAVAKADALVSGDGDIQAVKAQFQIPILTVAEFADWLQAQ from the coding sequence ATGAGCAAGCCTCGGGTCGTCATCGACACCAACTGCCTGGTTTCTGCCCTAATTTTCTCGCGAGACCAATTTGCGTGGCTACGGGAAGCCTGGCAGGCTAAACGTTTCGTCGCCTTGGCCAGTCGCGACACGGTGAGCGAACTGCTGCGCGTTCTCGCCTATCCCAAGTTCAAGCTGAGTCACGATGAGCAAGAAACGCTGCTGGCCGAATTCCTGCCGTTCGTAGAAACCGTCAGTATCGAGACAACGCCTGGAGGTCTACCGGAGATTCGTGATGCCGAGGATGTGATCTTTCTGGTGCTCGCAGCTGTAGCCAAGGCCGATGCACTGGTCAGTGGCGACGGCGATATTCAGGCAGTCAAGGCGCAATTTCAAATTCCCATCCTGACCGTCGCAGAATTCGCCGACTGGCTGCAGGCTCAATAA